Proteins from a genomic interval of Candidatus Flexicrinis proximus:
- a CDS encoding ABC transporter ATP-binding protein, translated as MANELLLECRTLTKRFGGLTAVNAVELRVGRQEIISLIGPNGAGKTTFFNCVTGFYTPEEGDVLFSGQSIKGGRPDQIARRGIARTYQNIRLFNKLTALENILVGMHQHLRSTLWGAVFSTPFNRREEQKALDDAMELLNYCGLGGKGDLMSAQLPYGFQRRLEIARALALRPQLLLLDEPTAGMNPQETEEMMYFIHRLRDELGLTIFLIEHDMKLVMGVSDRVNVMNFGKKIAEGTPAEIQANPEVIEAYLGSSMTEKSGASARKAKA; from the coding sequence ATGGCTAACGAATTATTGTTGGAGTGCCGCACTCTCACCAAGCGCTTTGGCGGACTGACCGCGGTGAATGCGGTCGAGTTAAGGGTCGGCCGGCAGGAGATCATCAGCCTGATCGGCCCGAACGGCGCGGGCAAGACTACATTCTTCAACTGCGTCACCGGGTTCTATACGCCAGAAGAAGGCGACGTGCTGTTCAGCGGGCAGTCGATCAAGGGCGGCCGGCCGGACCAAATCGCGCGCCGGGGCATCGCCCGCACCTACCAGAACATCCGGCTGTTCAACAAGCTGACGGCCCTGGAGAACATTCTGGTCGGCATGCACCAGCATCTGCGCTCGACGCTGTGGGGGGCGGTGTTCAGCACGCCTTTCAACCGCCGTGAAGAACAGAAGGCGCTCGACGATGCGATGGAACTGCTGAACTACTGCGGGCTGGGCGGAAAGGGCGATCTGATGTCGGCCCAACTGCCTTACGGCTTCCAACGCCGCCTTGAAATCGCGCGCGCGCTGGCACTGCGCCCGCAGCTGCTGCTGCTCGACGAGCCGACGGCCGGGATGAATCCGCAGGAAACCGAGGAGATGATGTATTTCATTCACCGGCTGCGCGATGAACTCGGATTGACGATCTTCCTGATCGAGCACGACATGAAACTGGTCATGGGTGTAAGCGATCGCGTCAACGTGATGAACTTCGGCAAGAAGATCGCCGAAGGCACACCTGCCGAGATTCAGGCCAATCCTGAGGTTATCGAGGCCTACCTCGGGAGCAGCATGACCGAAAAATCGGGCGCTTCGGCGCGAAAGGCAAAAGCATGA
- a CDS encoding ABC transporter ATP-binding protein, with amino-acid sequence MSLLQVHEIQTFYGKIQALKGISLTVEQGEIVTLIGGNGAGKTTTLNTISGITPAAAGYIVFEGKDITKAPAHQIVNYGIIQSPEGRKIFTRLTVRENLEMGAFARNDVPKIAQDMEYVFERFPRLKERITQLGGTLSGGEQQMLAIGRALMAAPRLLLLDEPSMGLAPKLVEEIFNVITYLNRESSTTILLVEQNASKALEIANRGYVLQSGFITHSGTGEELQNNDAVVEAYLGGH; translated from the coding sequence ATGAGCCTGCTTCAGGTCCACGAAATCCAGACTTTCTACGGCAAGATTCAAGCTTTGAAGGGCATCAGCCTGACCGTCGAGCAAGGCGAGATCGTCACCCTTATCGGCGGCAACGGCGCGGGCAAGACCACGACGTTGAACACGATCAGCGGGATCACGCCGGCGGCAGCCGGGTATATCGTCTTTGAGGGTAAGGACATTACGAAGGCGCCGGCGCATCAGATCGTCAACTATGGGATCATCCAGTCACCGGAAGGACGGAAGATCTTTACGCGGCTGACCGTGCGCGAGAATCTGGAGATGGGGGCGTTTGCCCGTAACGATGTCCCCAAGATCGCGCAGGACATGGAATACGTGTTCGAGCGCTTTCCCCGGCTAAAGGAGCGCATCACGCAGCTGGGCGGCACGCTTTCCGGCGGCGAACAGCAGATGCTGGCGATTGGCCGCGCCTTGATGGCGGCGCCACGCCTGCTGCTGCTCGACGAACCCTCGATGGGGCTTGCCCCCAAGCTCGTCGAGGAAATCTTTAATGTGATCACTTACCTGAACCGCGAGAGCAGCACGACGATTTTGCTCGTCGAGCAAAATGCCAGCAAAGCGCTTGAGATCGCCAACCGGGGTTACGTCCTGCAGTCGGGGTTCATCACGCACAGCGGGACGGGTGAAGAGCTGCAGAATAACGATGCCGTCGTAGAAGCGTACCTGGGCGGGCATTAA
- a CDS encoding DinB family protein, giving the protein MNPSSLLTTYQRSGKVMLLNLEGVSHQQSLWSPAANVNCVNWLAGHLISARTNITLAVGGTPVWDDATRARYKGGSPAITADGEGVLSIERLIADFTESQQRIEAGLNDVTSDTLDSPSKFPQFASVADQLIYLHVHEMHHIGQIMILRELLGLTSHWA; this is encoded by the coding sequence ATGAATCCGTCGTCTCTGCTCACGACCTACCAGCGCAGCGGCAAAGTCATGCTGTTGAACCTGGAAGGGGTTTCCCACCAGCAGTCACTCTGGTCGCCCGCCGCCAATGTGAACTGCGTCAACTGGCTGGCCGGACATCTGATTTCAGCGCGCACCAACATCACGCTGGCGGTCGGCGGGACCCCCGTCTGGGATGACGCGACCCGCGCGCGCTACAAGGGCGGTTCACCAGCGATCACCGCCGACGGGGAAGGCGTTTTATCTATCGAGCGCCTGATCGCGGATTTCACCGAGAGTCAGCAGCGAATCGAGGCCGGATTGAACGACGTCACGTCCGACACGCTGGATTCGCCCTCCAAATTTCCGCAGTTCGCATCGGTCGCCGATCAGCTGATCTATCTGCACGTGCATGAAATGCACCACATCGGGCAGATCATGATCCTGCGCGAGCTTCTCGGTCTCACCAGCCACTGGGCCTGA
- a CDS encoding class I SAM-dependent methyltransferase, translating into MTEHFRNIYAVRAADYDLMVSREDVDGALLPALRRAGFIDDSRVVEFGAGTGRLTRLIAPFAADVRAFEGSPHMLAHARLVPARRTLTLSVALNESLPVPTGWADVAIEGWSFGHATGWNPEGWRVELTTALDEMRRVTRPGGAMILLETLGTGSTEPAPPNAALADLYRWFEEQHGFSRESIRTDYQFADVDEADHLTRFFFGDDLAGRLRRENLTRLPECTGIWHRRA; encoded by the coding sequence GTGACCGAGCACTTCCGCAATATCTACGCCGTGCGCGCCGCCGATTATGATCTGATGGTCAGCCGCGAAGATGTCGATGGAGCCTTGCTTCCGGCGCTGCGACGGGCGGGCTTCATTGACGACTCGCGCGTCGTCGAGTTTGGCGCCGGAACCGGCCGGCTGACGCGGCTGATCGCTCCCTTCGCGGCCGATGTGCGCGCCTTTGAAGGATCGCCGCACATGCTTGCCCATGCCCGGCTCGTCCCCGCGCGGCGCACGTTGACTCTGTCGGTCGCGCTGAACGAATCGCTCCCTGTGCCTACCGGATGGGCCGACGTCGCTATCGAGGGCTGGAGTTTCGGCCATGCAACCGGCTGGAACCCCGAAGGCTGGCGGGTTGAACTGACCACGGCGCTGGACGAAATGCGCCGCGTAACCCGCCCGGGTGGCGCGATGATCCTGCTCGAAACGTTGGGCACCGGCAGCACCGAACCGGCCCCTCCGAATGCCGCGCTGGCCGATCTGTATCGCTGGTTCGAAGAACAGCATGGCTTTTCGCGCGAGTCGATCCGCACCGATTATCAGTTCGCCGATGTCGACGAAGCTGACCATCTGACACGCTTCTTCTTTGGCGACGATCTCGCCGGCCGCCTCCGCCGAGAAAATCTCACGCGGCTGCCGGAGTGTACGGGCATCTGGCACCGCCGCGCCTAG
- a CDS encoding LysM peptidoglycan-binding domain-containing protein, whose product MRRILLGLLLAYSLLPAAAQAVTVGACTGYTPVVRAGTQARVSPGASNRIRQTPGLTGTRVGEIPTGGVLSILYGPACADNLTWWLVRYQNQTGWTAEGEGETHWLQPNSGENHAPKQPPDTLGGTSTSVLYSIGLCPSSLDSALLDSLAGEVDTPQVDYLPFKLGEDSLRIEPGVCAPDYLAGEVLAFSPFGFEVAPDVEVFDGIGILRATLPDIAYTIPGVWTIAIRGYQLQIEIFAPDRPFMQNLGTDNGTYSLILGGFAPNERIVIVTSQTTADAVGYTPDSSEMVETFDPMLGIERLTLSPEAITDFRDMVLIEPETRPGFSTLIIPEITINPEIVTVLDGALTELEPAAVADISKLVFGQIANVDLSVVGQLGMFDDSGTTSGIFGLTFQDFSGTEVQADASGFVFTTVFLDGNPLAAIGQTGSLAIWPNLAELYVPGGDDEALRALLHTSYWGDTDSQPAAPCTYTVASGDTLNRIARSYGITLEELLAANPHITNPDVIFRGLILTIPGCTQ is encoded by the coding sequence ATGCGCCGGATTCTGCTTGGTCTGTTACTCGCATATTCACTGCTTCCGGCGGCTGCCCAGGCCGTAACCGTTGGCGCGTGTACTGGCTATACGCCAGTCGTGCGGGCTGGAACCCAGGCGAGGGTAAGCCCCGGCGCATCGAACCGTATCCGCCAGACGCCGGGACTGACCGGAACCCGCGTCGGTGAAATCCCCACCGGCGGCGTACTGTCTATCCTCTACGGGCCGGCCTGCGCCGACAATCTGACCTGGTGGCTGGTTCGTTATCAGAACCAGACGGGATGGACGGCGGAGGGTGAAGGCGAGACACACTGGCTTCAGCCTAATTCGGGCGAGAACCATGCCCCCAAGCAGCCGCCCGACACCCTCGGCGGTACGTCAACCAGCGTTCTGTACTCGATCGGACTGTGCCCTTCTTCACTGGATAGCGCTCTCCTGGACAGCCTCGCTGGCGAAGTAGACACCCCGCAGGTCGATTATCTGCCCTTCAAACTGGGCGAAGACTCCTTGCGGATTGAGCCGGGCGTCTGCGCTCCGGATTACCTCGCAGGTGAGGTATTAGCCTTCAGCCCGTTTGGCTTCGAGGTCGCTCCCGATGTCGAGGTGTTTGACGGAATCGGTATTCTGCGGGCGACCCTTCCCGACATCGCCTATACCATCCCCGGCGTCTGGACGATTGCGATCCGCGGTTACCAGCTTCAAATCGAAATCTTCGCGCCGGATCGTCCCTTCATGCAAAACCTGGGCACCGACAATGGGACGTATTCGCTGATCCTGGGCGGCTTCGCGCCAAACGAGCGGATCGTCATTGTCACCAGCCAGACCACTGCCGACGCCGTTGGCTACACCCCTGACAGCTCCGAAATGGTCGAGACCTTTGACCCCATGTTGGGAATTGAGCGGCTGACCTTGAGTCCCGAGGCCATCACGGACTTTCGCGACATGGTCTTGATCGAACCGGAGACCCGCCCCGGCTTCAGCACCCTGATTATCCCGGAAATCACCATCAACCCTGAAATCGTGACTGTGCTGGACGGGGCGCTGACCGAGCTTGAACCAGCCGCCGTGGCCGACATCAGCAAACTGGTATTTGGTCAGATTGCCAACGTCGATCTCAGCGTAGTTGGACAGCTTGGCATGTTCGACGACAGCGGTACGACCAGCGGCATCTTCGGGCTGACGTTCCAGGACTTTAGCGGGACTGAGGTTCAAGCAGATGCAAGCGGTTTCGTTTTTACAACCGTTTTCCTCGATGGCAATCCGCTGGCCGCGATCGGGCAGACCGGATCGCTGGCGATCTGGCCGAATCTCGCCGAGCTCTATGTGCCCGGTGGCGACGACGAAGCCCTGCGCGCCCTGCTGCACACGTCATACTGGGGCGATACGGACAGCCAACCGGCTGCGCCATGTACCTATACGGTGGCCTCCGGCGACACGCTCAACCGCATCGCGCGCAGCTATGGGATTACCCTGGAGGAATTGTTGGCGGCCAATCCGCATATCACCAATCCCGACGTGATCTTCCGCGGCCTTATTCTCACCATACCGGGCTGCACGCAGTGA
- a CDS encoding LysM peptidoglycan-binding domain-containing protein: protein MRRILVILGLLAALLPALPASSQACNNETALRTGLTVRVRSVVNLRSAPGLNARDIGDLRTDDLVTIVGGPTCVSAITWWQVSGVKPGWVAESTQSAVYLEAAPVSPAELRSPLDGLTVSFVETASAARPADQCPPLSGNVSVNFAGVADPFASGGEAAFFVDGGFGAPLPSLCVPSSRGTEAEVAGPDGTTAAAAILPVDGAADFVRATLPDTALLQPGMWVLSLPDFALNVRVTGPFAPLVDARSQGSTTQVLLAGFVPGEQIAVVAADVSESAASAFRVVTLRADTAGAAGANIDDLGLPVIAAVSESGLIALPPSIQGLDLPSSDSRTDVYDQLVIALWGFEVLGLPSPTPIPPTSTPEPPTPTPEATFTPTPEVTATPSAVGTPDALPTGIINLGTPTPAEAAPTPTPEVCTYTVRRGDSLFRIAVANQLTTAQLLAANPQITNPQLIFAGNILNIPGCGQGLQ, encoded by the coding sequence GTGCGTCGCATACTCGTGATATTGGGGCTGTTAGCGGCCCTGCTTCCTGCCCTGCCTGCTTCTTCCCAGGCCTGTAACAACGAAACAGCCCTGCGTACTGGCCTCACGGTGAGGGTGCGGAGTGTCGTGAACCTCCGTTCTGCACCCGGACTTAACGCCCGCGACATTGGCGATCTTCGAACCGATGACCTGGTCACGATTGTAGGCGGGCCAACCTGCGTCAGCGCCATTACGTGGTGGCAGGTTTCCGGCGTGAAGCCCGGTTGGGTCGCTGAGTCCACCCAGTCCGCCGTGTATCTTGAAGCCGCGCCGGTCAGCCCCGCCGAGCTGCGCAGCCCGCTGGATGGCCTGACCGTCTCGTTTGTCGAAACGGCATCTGCCGCGCGTCCGGCCGATCAGTGTCCGCCGCTGAGCGGAAACGTCAGTGTTAACTTCGCCGGTGTGGCTGACCCATTCGCCAGTGGCGGAGAAGCTGCCTTCTTTGTCGATGGCGGGTTCGGTGCGCCGCTCCCCTCGCTCTGTGTCCCGTCCAGCCGGGGAACGGAAGCAGAGGTGGCCGGCCCTGATGGAACAACCGCCGCGGCAGCAATCCTCCCGGTCGATGGCGCAGCGGACTTTGTGCGGGCGACCTTGCCGGATACTGCGCTGCTGCAGCCGGGCATGTGGGTGTTGTCGCTGCCGGACTTTGCGCTGAATGTCCGGGTCACTGGCCCATTTGCGCCGCTGGTGGACGCTCGTTCGCAGGGCAGCACGACCCAGGTTCTGCTGGCGGGGTTCGTCCCTGGCGAGCAGATCGCAGTGGTTGCGGCAGACGTCAGTGAGTCGGCTGCTTCCGCCTTCAGGGTCGTAACGCTCAGAGCCGACACCGCCGGCGCCGCCGGCGCAAACATTGACGATCTTGGCTTGCCGGTGATTGCGGCTGTCAGCGAGTCGGGCCTGATTGCGCTGCCGCCATCCATTCAGGGTCTCGACCTGCCCTCATCGGATAGCCGGACCGATGTCTACGATCAGTTGGTCATCGCATTGTGGGGTTTCGAGGTGCTCGGTCTGCCGTCCCCGACGCCAATCCCACCGACCAGCACACCCGAACCGCCCACGCCGACACCCGAAGCGACCTTCACGCCGACGCCTGAGGTCACTGCGACGCCGTCCGCGGTCGGTACGCCTGACGCGCTGCCAACCGGGATCATCAACCTGGGGACGCCGACGCCTGCCGAGGCTGCGCCGACGCCGACGCCCGAAGTCTGCACCTATACCGTCCGGCGCGGCGACTCGCTCTTCCGAATCGCTGTCGCCAATCAACTGACCACCGCCCAGCTCCTGGCCGCCAATCCGCAGATCACCAACCCGCAGCTCATCTTCGCCGGGAATATCCTGAACATTCCTGGCTGTGGTCAAGGTCTGCAATAA
- a CDS encoding methyltransferase domain-containing protein: protein MAFDALAASYDSEFSNRPIARLLRERVHERLSVHLKPGMRALDLGCGTGIDSLWMAEHGAQVTALDASPAMLEITRKRLAAHSEAQVAAFDYNHLPTDAYKGPFELVLADFGALNMLEDWRPLAEWLISRVSPGGVLCVAVMTRFCLWESAWNFLHLKPGRAMRRWGGTAAFGDQTVTYPLVVHVVRAFMPEFRITHKRGLGIFLPPSEMFEAVEKRPRLMRLLSRVDDWFWRHGTGTRIADHAWLELTRQ, encoded by the coding sequence ATGGCGTTCGACGCCCTCGCAGCCAGTTACGATTCGGAGTTCTCGAATCGTCCAATCGCCAGGCTCCTCCGAGAGCGCGTACACGAGCGGTTGAGCGTCCATCTCAAGCCGGGTATGCGTGCGCTTGACCTGGGGTGCGGAACGGGGATCGACTCACTGTGGATGGCCGAGCATGGCGCGCAGGTCACGGCGCTGGATGCAAGCCCGGCCATGCTGGAGATCACGCGAAAGCGGCTGGCGGCGCACAGCGAGGCGCAGGTGGCGGCATTTGACTACAACCACCTGCCCACAGATGCATACAAAGGCCCGTTCGAGCTGGTCCTGGCAGACTTCGGCGCGCTGAACATGCTGGAGGACTGGCGCCCGCTGGCAGAATGGCTGATTTCGCGTGTTTCACCTGGCGGCGTGCTGTGCGTGGCCGTCATGACCCGTTTCTGCCTGTGGGAAAGCGCCTGGAACTTTCTGCATCTGAAACCCGGGCGGGCGATGCGGCGCTGGGGCGGGACGGCGGCCTTCGGCGATCAAACCGTCACCTATCCGTTGGTCGTACACGTCGTGCGCGCCTTCATGCCGGAATTCCGCATCACCCACAAACGCGGGCTGGGGATATTCCTGCCGCCCTCGGAGATGTTCGAAGCCGTGGAGAAGCGGCCGCGCCTAATGAGGCTGCTCAGCCGCGTGGATGACTGGTTCTGGAGGCATGGCACAGGGACACGGATCGCAGACCACGCGTGGCTTGAGCTCACGCGGCAGTAA
- a CDS encoding DUF177 domain-containing protein gives MKINAGFMLNAGPGNSNDSTFDFPALRISDDLTLNYLTGPFRMSRTKEGVLVQATLHAGLNTECIRCLDPVQEDIVFEIEELFATNPSVTTAFYLSDDGILDLAPLLREEILIHSDKRILCKPDCKGLCPECGKNRNREDCTCAEQQIDPRFAALRDLLERK, from the coding sequence TTGAAGATCAATGCCGGATTCATGCTGAATGCCGGGCCCGGCAATAGCAACGACTCCACGTTCGATTTTCCGGCGCTGCGCATCAGCGACGATCTCACGCTGAATTATCTGACCGGCCCGTTTCGGATGAGCCGGACCAAAGAAGGCGTCCTGGTGCAGGCAACGCTGCATGCCGGACTGAACACCGAGTGCATCCGCTGCCTCGATCCGGTCCAGGAGGACATCGTATTTGAGATCGAGGAACTGTTCGCGACCAACCCGAGCGTGACCACCGCCTTCTATTTGAGCGACGACGGCATCCTGGACCTGGCGCCGCTGCTGCGCGAAGAAATCCTGATTCACAGCGACAAGCGCATCCTGTGTAAACCCGACTGCAAGGGACTGTGTCCGGAATGCGGGAAGAACCGCAACCGTGAGGATTGCACCTGCGCCGAACAGCAAATCGATCCGCGCTTTGCGGCGCTCAGGGACCTGCTTGAGCGAAAGTGA
- the pfkA gene encoding 6-phosphofructokinase encodes MKRIAVMTSGGDAPGMNAAVRAVVRTALENNVETYGIRQAYAGLINGDISLLTSREVSGILQRGGTVLQTARNEEFKTPQGQNKAIRNLNELGIEGVIVIGGDGSMRGAMALDRLGIKVIGIPGSIDNDIWGTNMAIGVDTALNTILDGIDKLRDTATSHNRGFVIEVMGRNCGYLALMGGILGGAEIIITPEDPPTMDEVAKALKDAYVRGKSHAIAVVAEGAPYHTTDLAAYLNQQATGFEIRITILGHIQRGGSPSAFDRLLATRLGVNATERMLRGESSVMVGLDGREVTAVPLSEVTTKARVISPEYFKMAHMLSR; translated from the coding sequence ATGAAGCGTATCGCGGTTATGACCAGCGGGGGCGATGCCCCCGGGATGAATGCGGCTGTGCGCGCGGTTGTACGTACCGCGCTCGAAAACAATGTCGAAACCTACGGCATTCGACAGGCATACGCTGGCCTGATCAACGGGGACATCAGTCTGCTGACCAGCCGTGAAGTCAGCGGCATCCTGCAGCGCGGCGGAACGGTGCTGCAGACCGCGAGGAACGAGGAGTTCAAGACTCCGCAGGGACAAAACAAAGCGATCCGCAACCTGAATGAACTCGGCATCGAAGGCGTTATCGTCATCGGCGGCGACGGAAGCATGCGCGGCGCGATGGCGCTCGACCGCCTCGGAATCAAGGTGATTGGAATCCCCGGAAGCATCGACAACGATATCTGGGGCACCAATATGGCGATCGGCGTCGACACGGCGCTGAATACGATCCTCGACGGGATCGATAAGCTGCGCGATACGGCGACCAGCCACAACCGCGGCTTCGTGATCGAAGTCATGGGGCGGAACTGCGGCTATCTTGCGCTGATGGGCGGCATCCTGGGCGGCGCGGAGATTATCATCACGCCGGAAGACCCCCCGACAATGGACGAGGTCGCAAAGGCGTTGAAGGACGCTTACGTGCGCGGCAAGTCGCATGCCATCGCGGTCGTCGCGGAAGGGGCGCCGTACCACACGACCGATCTCGCGGCATACCTCAATCAGCAGGCGACGGGTTTCGAAATCCGGATCACGATCCTCGGGCATATCCAGCGCGGCGGGAGCCCGTCGGCATTCGACCGGCTGCTGGCCACACGGCTGGGAGTCAACGCGACCGAGCGCATGCTGCGCGGGGAGTCCTCGGTGATGGTCGGGCTGGACGGACGCGAAGTTACGGCGGTCCCGCTGTCCGAAGTGACGACCAAGGCGCGGGTCATCAGCCCTGAATACTTCAAGATGGCCCACATGCTGAGCCGGTAA
- a CDS encoding UvrD-helicase domain-containing protein — translation MFITDGLNDRQREAVTVGAGPVLVLAGPGSGKTRVLTYRVAYLIQEMRVPAPAIMAVTFTNKAAEEMRNRVERLLGARLGGLQIGTFHSICARMLRRENEHTPYSPNYTIFDTDDQLTAVTQALTELNIDPKKFVPRQVLSRISSAKNEMILPGEYPTSTYADEVLKRVYERYNAVLLDSDAMDFDDLLLQSVLLLRDNHTVRDKYQRFIDFVLVDEFQDTNSAQYAMVRMLSKPQDNVFVVGDEDQGIYAFRGADWRNVNQFTHDYPDSKVILLEQNYRSTQNVLNAARGVIDRNAHRTKKALFTDKGAGEPIELFEAYNDDFEARWVVEKIDELIRESHRPSMNTRTSGQPYTYGDFAVMYRTNAFTRVLEQGFLGGGVPFRIIGGVSFWKRKEIKDLMAYLRLIYHPQDKLSFARIVNVPKRGIGDKSLREFQTWASRLNLTYPDALEQLVSGTPTDLSGRALKLFTDFGHMLRHWREVAQTGDYVALLNEIIGDTGYRFHLPEISKDEDETLSREENIEQLRLVLSDAVQNKRDITAIFEEESLSTSVDDQQTGKLAVTLLTLHAAKGLEFPVVFIVGCEEGLLPHQRSLESADELAEERRLFYVGITRAEERLFLSYAFRRAFGTSLNMPSRFLGDIPTDVIKGMTNRVVRSANERNYGDITKWENRSRESSYPPREPRRPHQFAPRQDVSAEVTSWLKDRTPTPSPDAPPAPVPAKIPPPPDGKFSSSIRSKIVPFPGTSPKFGSGKRVFHPRFGAGTVVESQGTGDMEQATVKFDDPRVGTKPIVATYLKSME, via the coding sequence GTGTTCATCACTGACGGATTGAATGACCGCCAGCGTGAAGCGGTTACCGTAGGGGCCGGGCCGGTCTTAGTCTTGGCCGGGCCAGGCAGCGGAAAAACACGCGTGCTGACCTATCGGGTCGCCTACCTGATTCAGGAGATGCGCGTGCCTGCGCCCGCCATTATGGCCGTGACTTTCACCAATAAAGCGGCCGAAGAAATGCGTAACCGTGTCGAGCGCTTGCTGGGCGCGCGCCTCGGCGGTCTGCAAATCGGCACCTTTCACAGCATTTGCGCCCGCATGCTGCGCCGTGAAAATGAGCACACCCCCTACAGCCCGAACTATACGATTTTCGACACCGACGACCAGCTGACCGCGGTGACACAGGCGCTGACTGAACTCAATATCGATCCCAAGAAGTTCGTCCCGCGCCAGGTCCTCAGCCGGATTTCCTCCGCCAAGAACGAAATGATCCTCCCCGGCGAATATCCTACCAGCACCTATGCCGACGAAGTGCTCAAGCGCGTCTACGAACGCTATAACGCCGTGCTGCTCGACAGCGATGCGATGGACTTTGACGATCTTCTCCTCCAGTCCGTGCTTCTGCTGCGCGACAACCACACCGTCCGCGACAAATATCAGCGCTTCATTGACTTCGTTCTGGTCGATGAGTTTCAGGACACCAACAGCGCGCAGTACGCCATGGTCAGGATGCTCTCCAAACCGCAGGACAACGTGTTTGTCGTCGGTGACGAAGATCAGGGCATCTACGCTTTTCGCGGCGCGGACTGGCGCAACGTCAACCAGTTCACCCACGACTATCCCGACTCGAAAGTCATTCTGCTCGAACAGAATTACCGGTCGACGCAGAATGTTCTGAATGCGGCGCGTGGCGTCATCGACCGCAACGCCCACCGCACCAAGAAAGCCCTCTTTACCGACAAGGGGGCAGGGGAGCCAATCGAGCTTTTCGAAGCCTACAACGACGACTTTGAAGCGCGCTGGGTTGTCGAAAAGATCGACGAACTGATCCGCGAGAGCCACCGCCCGAGTATGAACACCCGGACCAGCGGGCAGCCTTACACTTATGGCGACTTCGCCGTCATGTACCGCACAAATGCCTTTACGCGCGTGCTCGAACAGGGATTTCTCGGCGGCGGCGTGCCATTCCGCATCATTGGCGGGGTGTCGTTCTGGAAGCGCAAAGAGATCAAGGATTTGATGGCTTACCTGCGGCTGATCTATCACCCGCAGGACAAATTGAGTTTTGCGCGCATCGTGAACGTCCCCAAGCGCGGGATCGGCGACAAGTCCCTCCGCGAGTTTCAGACCTGGGCCTCTCGGCTCAACTTGACCTATCCCGACGCGCTTGAACAGCTCGTGTCCGGCACGCCGACCGACCTGTCCGGGCGAGCATTGAAGCTCTTCACCGACTTCGGTCACATGCTGCGTCATTGGCGCGAAGTCGCGCAGACGGGCGACTATGTTGCCTTGCTGAACGAGATCATCGGCGATACAGGCTACCGCTTCCATCTTCCAGAGATCAGCAAGGACGAGGACGAAACCCTCAGCCGCGAGGAGAACATCGAGCAGCTGCGGCTGGTGCTCTCGGACGCCGTGCAGAACAAGCGCGACATCACCGCCATCTTCGAAGAAGAGTCGCTCTCGACGTCAGTCGACGACCAGCAGACCGGCAAGTTGGCCGTCACGTTGCTGACGCTGCACGCCGCGAAGGGTCTCGAATTCCCGGTGGTGTTCATCGTCGGCTGTGAAGAAGGTCTGCTGCCGCATCAGCGGTCGCTTGAAAGCGCGGACGAACTGGCCGAAGAGCGCCGGCTGTTCTACGTGGGGATCACGCGGGCAGAGGAGCGGCTCTTCCTCAGCTATGCCTTCCGGCGCGCGTTCGGCACTTCGTTGAATATGCCGAGTCGCTTCTTGGGCGATATCCCGACCGACGTCATCAAAGGCATGACCAACCGTGTCGTTCGCAGCGCCAATGAGCGCAACTATGGTGACATCACCAAATGGGAGAACCGCTCGCGTGAGTCGTCTTATCCGCCGCGAGAACCGCGCCGTCCCCATCAGTTCGCGCCGCGCCAGGACGTATCTGCCGAAGTGACCAGTTGGCTGAAGGACCGCACCCCGACGCCCTCGCCCGACGCGCCCCCGGCCCCCGTGCCGGCGAAAATTCCACCCCCCCCTGACGGCAAGTTCAGCTCCAGCATCCGCAGTAAGATCGTGCCGTTTCCAGGCACTTCGCCCAAGTTCGGCAGCGGCAAACGCGTGTTTCATCCGCGCTTTGGCGCGGGGACAGTCGTCGAATCGCAGGGAACGGGCGATATGGAACAGGCCACCGTAAAGTTCGACGACCCGCGCGTCGGCACCAAACCGATCGTGGCGACCTATCTGAAGTCAATGGAATAA